The Dreissena polymorpha isolate Duluth1 chromosome 10, UMN_Dpol_1.0, whole genome shotgun sequence genome includes a region encoding these proteins:
- the LOC127847681 gene encoding uncharacterized protein LOC127847681, translating into MIEKNNLENVLTEMYTSVHWKKLVFSMYCALYPSVVRDARTNISLQDFIDDDGPEWAERIIERMTEPSWTMGWVQKIVRGHVTEEEYNMAMNKLFVKLHMLDPQSVIPTFHLLNHIRALPECNLELATRDYLGGPLDAAALSAHARTAVTKKTMRSNGASRMSLDKIEVFYGIDVEEFIMTEARKVGVWNGRRPDNKRTSDLLD; encoded by the exons ATGATCGAAAAGAATAACTTGGAAAATGTGCTGACTGAAATGTATACTAGCGTACATTGGAAGAAATTGG TGTTCTCCATGTACTGCGCTCTGTACCCGTCCGTAGTGAGAGACGCACGGACGAACATCAGTTTGCAAGACTTCATTGACGATGATGG GCCGGAGTGGGCGGAGCGTATAATTGAGCGCATGACGGAGCCCTCTTGGACGATGGGATGGGTGCAGAAAATAGTCCGCGGTCATGTGACAGAGGAGGAATACAACATGGCGATGAACAAACTGTTCGTCAAATTGCACATGTTGGACCCGCAGTCTGTCATTCCGACCTTTCATCTGCTGAATCACATCCGAG CTCTCCCGGAATGCAACCTAGAGCTGGCCACCCGGGACTACCTCGGAGGCCCACTGGACGCTGCGGCACTCAGCGCGCATGCGCGGACGGCCGTAACAAAGAAGACCATGCGTAGCAACGGCGCCTCGCGCATGAGCCTCGATAAGATCGAAGTTTTTTACGGCATTGACGTCGAGGAGTTTATAATGACGGAAGCGCGTAAGGTCGGCGTATGGAACGGGCGACGTCCCGACAATAAAAGAACTAGTGACCTCCTGGATTGA